A genomic region of Colletotrichum destructivum chromosome 5, complete sequence contains the following coding sequences:
- a CDS encoding Putative oxysterol-binding protein — protein MSDAGDSTHKRSKSAAALSLLRRNHSRGDEDPSNSDDGAPLTSPPSAATSHTNINIPMAQNAPRSNGANRLSISPSMGRTPSHNSPPSATISKMSTTAAAAAAAAASPSEKGVSLEQSVRKFRIVEALRSGDTASISKAIRDTVEGGPRTSISSINTLSGSGLDDTTVLHLAIQCAEYQVVEYVLSDGAGTIDINARDKDGNTPLHVAAIQGRTQVVKLLLDQKEINDAIANHQGRLPIDVARNPDIFQLLQLSRSLFAENKVRQIQGLIAQNDYKALETVLEEPRLKQILDINSTEFATEPTTVQAGGTLLHEAARKKNTQLIQVLLLHGADPFRRDRKGKLPQDVTKDDVTRAMLKRSPAAVAAQRGIQEKAVLGQAASQGAGASASGDPVAGREAREMKGYLKKWTNYRKGYQLRWFVLEDGVLSYYKHQDDAGSACRGAINTRIAKLHMSADEKTKFEIIGKSSVKYTLKANHEVEAKRWFWALNNSIQWTKDQAKEEERQKARGAELLRQAKAEQAGKSPELSINDAHSESASVADTRRSSVQIPRTMSHSKMSVPRSDFAGASTVASNDDDFADAATDAGQSRATRNGHLAPDDDDDDDDFEDVSSREEPSVSKDAFNITAQSAKLQLDTISAVNAAMLAEASKNPNTIVSDAKVTQALTTYDAAVRSLTGLVGDLMRISKDRDAYWQYRLDREIDMRRMWEESMAKVAKEQEILEERVDQAEAKRKAAKRALREVMNESPAAASQKPEAGDNKVDGTETVEASVGTDDLATQPKSPSRPLSRKQTVLDQLELSDSESEDEDEFFDAVDAGEVEVSQLPPSDAAATPHEEKKEQQLVVSGGIDLSSSFKGYENGIRTRLKMDADDRPKISLWSILKSMIGKDMTKMTLPVSFNEPTSLLYRAGEDMEYVDLLDQAAERSDSIERLIYVAAFAASEYASTIGRVAKPFNPLLGETFEYVRPDKNYRFFIEQVSHHPPVGAAWAESPKWTYWGESAVKSKFYGKSFDINPLGTWFLKLRPTAGGKEDLYTWKKVTSSVIGIITGNPTVDNYGPMEVKNWTTGEVCHVEFQPRGWKASSAYKISGKVLDADGRVRYSMGGRWNSKLYVRLTPGYEATVDDPGDSASIEKGGSITDPNRAFLIWQANPRPPNIPFNLTPFVLTFNHIDDKLRPWLPPTDSRLRPDQRAMEDGEYDFAAEEKNRLEEAQRTRRRQREENGLEFRPAWFEKAKCEVTGESYWKFNGKYWQQREKAGPEGDPQQAWDGLEPIYEDAK, from the exons ATGTCGGACGCTGGCGATAG CACCCACAAGCGGTCAAAGTCGGCTgccgccctctccctcctgcGACGAAATCACTcccgcggcgacgaagatCCTTCCAACTCGGATGACGGAGCGCCGCTGACGTCGCCACCATCTGCAGCGACATCCCATACAAACATAAACATACCCATGGCCCAAAACGCCCCCCGCAGCAACGGGGCCAACAGGCTCTCTATCTCTCCTTCCATGGGCCGAACCCCCTCCCACAATAGCCCGCCGTCTGCGACTATCTCCAAGATGAGcaccaccgctgccgccgccgccgccgctgctgcctcACCGAGCGAGAAGGGCGTCTCCCTCGAGCAGTCTGTTCGTAAGTTCCGCATAGTCGAGGCCCTGCGAAGCGGCGACACTGCCTCCATTTCCAAAGCGATACGCGAcaccgtcgagggcggcccgCGCACGAGCATCTCGTCCATAAACACCCTGAGCGGTAGCGGTCTTGACGACACCACCGTCCTGCACCTCGCCATACAATGCGCCGAGTATCAGGTCGTCGAGTACGTCCTGtccgacggcgccggcacaATTGACATCAACGCGAGGGACAAGGACGGTAATACCCCGCTGCACGTGGCCGCGATCCAGGGTCGGACCCAGGTCGTCAAGCTCTTGCTCGATCAGAAGGAGATcaacgacgccatcgccaaccaCCAAGGCCGCCTGCCCATCGATGTCGCTCGAAATCCCGATATTttccagctgctgcagctctCGCGGTCGCTCTTCGCCGAAAACAAGGTCAGGCAGATCCAGGGCTTGATTGCGCAGAATGACTACAAGGCTCTTGAGACTGTGCTGGAGGAACCCCGCCTCAAGCAAatcctcgacatcaacagCACCGAGTTTGCGACTGAGCCGACCACTGTCCAGGCCGGGGGAACTCTCCTCCACGAAGCTGCCCGCAAGAAGAACACCCAGCTGATCCAggtccttctccttcacgGAGCCGATCCATTTCGCCGAGATCGCAAGGGCAAGCTCCCCCAGGACGTCACCAAGGACGATGTTACACGCGCCATGCTGAAGCGATCACCCGCTGCCGTCGCGGCTCAGAGAGGCATCCAGGAGAAAGCCGTTCTCGGCCAGGCGGCTTCACAGGGCGCTGGGGCCTCCGCCTCGGGAGACCCCGTGGCTGGGCGAGAGGCGCGGGAGATGAAGGGCTACCTGAAGAAGTGGACGAACTACCGCAAGGGATACCAGCTCCGATGgttcgtcctcgaggacggcgtcctGAGCTACTACAAGCAccaagacgacgccggcTCCGCCTGCCGCGGCGCCATCAACACCCGCATTGCCAAGCTGCACATgagcgccgacgagaagacaAAGTTCGAAATCATTGGAAAGTCTTCTGTCAAATACACACTCAAGGCCAACCACGAAGTCGAAGCGAAGCGCTGGTTCTGGGCCTTGAACAACTCGATCCAATGGACGAAGgaccaggccaaggaggaagagcgcCAAAAGGCTCGTGGCGCTGAGCTTCTCAGACAGGCTAAGGCTGAGCAGGCCGGAAAGTCGCCCGAGCTTTCTATTAACGACGCCCACAGCGAGAGTGCCAGCGTGGCCGACACGAGGAGGAGCAGTGTGCAGATCCCCAGAACCATGTCGCACAGCAAGATGTCTGTTCCCAGAAGCGACTTCGCCGGCGCGAGTACCGTCGCCAGCAACGACGATGATTTTGCCGACGCTGCGACGGACGCTGGCCAATCCAGGGCTACGAGAAACGGCCACCTGGcacccgacgacgacgatgacgacgacgacttcgaggATGTCAGCAGCCGTGAAGAACCTTCTGTCTCCAAGGACGCATTCAACATCACCGCCCAGTCGGCCAAGCTGCAGCTCGACACCATTTCCGCCGTCAACGCTGCGatgctggccgaggcctccAAGAACCCGAACACCATCGTCTCCGACGCCAAGGTCACCCAGGCTCTCACGACATATGACGCGGCCGTTCGAAGCTTGACGGGGCTTGTCGGAGACCTTATGCGGATTTCCAAGGATCGCGATGCCTACTGGCAGTATCGCTTGGATCGTGAGATTGACATGCGCCGCATGTGGGAGGAGAGCATGGCCAAGGTTGCCAAGGAGCAGGAGATTCTGGAGGAGCGTGTTgaccaggccgaggccaagcgtAAGGCTGCCAAGCGTGCACTCCGCGAAGTTATGAACGaatcgccggcggccgccagcCAGAAGCCCGAAGCCGGCGACAACAAGGTCGATGGCACCGAGACCGTGGAGGCTTCCGTAGGAACGGACGACCTCGCGACCCAACCCAAGTCGCCCAGCAGACCTCTGTCGAGAAAGCAGACAGTTCTGGACCAACTTGAGCTGTCGGATTCCGAGTcagaggatgaggatgagtTCTTCGACGCCGTTGATGCCGGAGAGGTCGAGGTCAGCCAGTTGCCGCCATCCGATGCTGCAGCTACGCCCCatgaagagaagaaggagcagcagctggTTGTCTCTGGTGGTATAGATCTCAGCAGCTCTTTCAAGGGTTATGAGAATGGTATCAGAACACGCCTCAAGATGGATGCGGATGATCGGCCTAAGATTTCACTCTGG AGTATTCTCAAGTCCATGATCGGCAAAGACATGACAAAGATGACGTTGCCGGTTTCATTTAACGAACCGACTTCCCTTCTTTACCGCGCTGGCGAAGACATGGAATATGTCGACCTTCTGGACCAAGCTGCTGAACGATCCGACTCGATTGAACGTCTCATCTATGTGGCTGCCTTTGCTGCCAGTGAGTACGCGTCTACCATTGGCCGTGTTGCAAAGCCTTTCAACCCTCTGCTTGGAGAGACCTTTGAATATGTCCGCCCTGATAAGAACTACCGCTTCTTCATTGAGCAGGTCAGCCATCACCCGCCCGTCGGTGCTGCCTGGGCTGAGTCTCCCAAGTGGACCTACTGGGGCGAATCAGCCGTCAAATCCAAGTTCTATGGCAAGTCCTTCGACATCAACCCTCTTGGCACCTGGTTCTTGAAACTTCGCCCCACAGCTGGAGGCAAGGAGGATCTCTACACGTGGAAGAAGGTCACGTCCTCCGTCATTGGCATCATCACCGGCAACCCCACCGTGGACAACTACGGCCCCATGGAGGTCAAGAACTGGACGACAGGCGAGGTGTGCCACGTCGAGTTCCAGCCGCGTGGTTGGAAGGCGTCCAGCGCATACAAGATTTCGGGCAAGGtgctcgatgccgacggcaGGGTGCGCTACAGCATGGGAGGCCGCTGGAACTCGAAGCTGTACGTTCGCCTGACGCCCGGATACGAGGCCACAGTCGACGACCCCGGCGACTCAGCGTCGATCGAGAAGGGCGGTAGCATCACGGACCCCAACAGGGCGTTCCTCATCTGGCAGGCGAACCCCCGCCCGCCCAATATTCCTTTCAACCTCACGCCTTTCGTCCTCACCTTCAACCacatcgacgacaagctcAGGCcctggctgccgccgacggactCGCGTCTCCGTCCGGACCAGCGCGCCATGGAGGACGGTGAGTACGActtcgcggccgaggaaaaGAACCGACTGGAGGAGGCGCAGCGCACGCGGAGACGGCAGCGCGAGGAGAATGGCCTCGAGTTCCGCCCGGCGTGGTTCGAAAAGGCGAAGTGCGAGGTCACTGGCGAGTCGTACTGGAAATTCAACGGCAAGTACTGGcagcagagagagaaggcCGGTCCCGAGGGGGATCCGCAGCAGGCCTGGGACGGTCTGGAGCCCATCTACGAGGACGCGAAATAG
- a CDS encoding Putative acyl-CoA thioesterase, HotDog domain superfamily, giving the protein MASGRSTIIRPPPDDPNKAPIENVLEVTELGVLGPDIFTNTRQPWHPPGARGIFGGAVIAQCLASAQKTVPNDFFIHSCHCYFLLAGSSEIPILFHVERVRDGRSFATRTVQARQRGRCIFTTTVSFVKEGSGGEKQVRHAAPLPEGVRPPPAEWNGEPEWNTHSPFQTHRISMVGADEGKRLDKIKSHNWVRARGRISVSGGHQAHLNALAYMSDSYFIGTVGRIHKLWRFPFKPEEFDDLPPEMREQVERLNEFEGNNEPGGMEYWKTRPHLGMMVSLDHSIYFHEPRRVRADEWMFTEMESPWSGDGRGVVLQKIFASDGTLLATCVQEGLIRLKQEEDDEKEPKSKL; this is encoded by the exons ATGGCCAGCGGAAGATCGACAATCAtcaggccgccgcccgatGACCCCAACAAGGCACCGATTGAGAACGTCTTGGAGGTGACGGAGCTCGGTGTGCTTGGTCCG GACATCTTCACCAACACGCGCCAACCGTGGCACCCGCCCGGCGCCCGGGGCatcttcggcggcgccgttaTCGCCCAGTGCCTCGCATCCGCGCAGAAGACGGTCCCCAACGACTTCTTCATCCATTCGTGCCACTGCTACTTCCTCCTCGCGGGCTCCTCCGAGATCCCCATTCTGTTTCACGTTGAACGCGTGCGCGACGGCCGCTCCTTCGCGACGCGCACCGTGCAGGCCCGCCAGCGCGGGCGCTGCATCTTCACGACGACCGTCTCGTTTGTCAAGgagggcagcggcggcgagaagcagGTCCGCCACGCCgcgccgctgcccgagggcgTGAGGCCGCCTCCCGCCGAGTGGAACGGCGAGCCCGAGTGGAACACGCACTCGCCCTTCCAGACGCACCGCATCTCCAtggtcggcgccgacgagggcaaaAGGCTCGACAAGATCAAGAGCCACAACTGggtgcgcgcgcgcggccGCATCTCGGTCAGCGGCGGCCACCAGGCCCACCTCAACGCCCTGGCCTACATGTCGGACAGCTACTTCATTGGCACCGTCGGCCGCATCCACAAGCTGTGGAGGTTCCCCTTCAAGCCCGAGGAGTTCGACGACCTGCCGCCCGAGATGAGGGAGCAGGTCGAGAGGCTGAACGAGTTTGAGGGCAACAACGAGCCCGGCGGCATGGAGTACTGGAAGACGCGCCCGCACCTGGGCATGATGGTCAGCCTCGACCACTCCATCTACTTCCACGAGCCGAGGCGCGTGAGGGCCGACGAGTGGATGTTCACCGAGATGGAGAGCCCCTggagcggcgacggcaggGGTGTCGTGCTGCAGAAGATTTTCGCGAGCGACGGGACGCTGTTGGCGACCTGCGTCCAGGAG GGCCTCATCCGGTtgaagcaggaggaggacgacgagaaggaaCCCAAGTCTAAGTTGTGA
- a CDS encoding Putative serine/threonine-protein kinase Atg1 has protein sequence MPPHSDLVQESRLETSFSLNSTRHTFYERGTSGRDRRVRLKERWKRQKRLGQGAYGTVWLEKCDRPARPNGPTVRAVKEIPFDSTTADGIDYHLELEAVMKFSQQRYLPSFVQSFGWFDTPEAIFITMEYVPNGDLQKYLANPIPEDEAKVIACQLAEGLRHMHRNGFTHRDLKPGNILVVLEGPQWLVQISDFGISKRLRPDMAQQTLGTMRRGTMGFIAPEMLGFVLERDYPHAVDIWSLGAVVFRMLTKEVFLPDLTQLQKYAAKEHPFPDHGLEALKVTVSLRELLRRLLAPSPKDRPSASEILEDAWLKDISSIKG, from the exons ATGCCTCCCCATTCCGATCTGGTACAGGAGTCTAGGCTTGAGACTTCATTCTCTCTGAACTCCACACGACACACATTCTACGAACGAGGCACTTCGGGCCGCGACAGGAGGGTACGTTTGAAAGAACGATGGAAGCGGCAGAAGAGACTGGGACAAGGCGCTTACGGGACTGTTTGGCTGGAGAAATGCGACCGACCTGCGCGGCCGAACGGTCCGACGGTCAGGGCGGTCAAGGAGATCCCGTTCGATTCCACGACGGCTGACGGTATTGACTACCACCTGGAGCTAGAGGCCGTCATGAAGTTCTCCCAGCAACGC TACCTCCCGTCCTTCGTCCAGTCCTTTGGCTGGTTTGATACCCCGGAAGCAATATTCATCACCATGGAATACGTCCCCAACGGAGACCTGCAGAAATACCTGGCAAACCCTATacccgaagacgaggcgaAGGTCATTGCCTGTCAACTCGCGGAAGGACTTCGTCACATGCACCGCAACGGCTTCACGCACAGAGATCTCAAGCCAGGG AACATACTTGTCGTATTGGAAGGCCCGCAATGGCTAGTTCAGATTTCCGACTTCGGCATCAGCAAGCGATTGCGACCTGACATGGCTCAACAGACCTTGGGAACGATGCGGAGAGGGACAATGGGGTTCATCGCCCCCGAAATGCTGGGATTCGTTCTCGAAAGGGATTATCcccacgccgtcgacatTTGGTCTCTCGGAGCCGTCGTCTTTCGAATGTTGACAAAGGAGGTTTTTCTTCCAGACTTGACACAGCTACAGAAGTATGCTGCTAAAGAACATCCTTTCCCGGATCATGGGCTGGAGGCCTTGAAGGTGACTGTGTCCCTTCGAGAGCTTCTTCGACGGTTGTTggcaccgtcgccgaagGACCGACCGTCGGCGTCCGAAATCTTGGAAGACGCTTGGCTGAAAGACATCTCT TCCATCAAAGGCTAG
- a CDS encoding Putative 6-phosphogluconate dehydrogenase-like domain superfamily, ketopantoate reductase produces the protein MADDSELMKTCVVGGNPVSAFLSWRLQATNACDVTLVWKSGFDHVAQYGISFKSPVFGNERFKPRHVVRVPEEAAHGGGPFDYVILCIKALPDVYDLAAVIDAVVTPQHTCILVNTTHTLGVEAAIEERFPTNVVLSLVSNAELSQLGQSEFEHKGSTEIWVGPSSKNENIPGAIQGDMAEALAMTLNTAQVDCKVSHNIRQQQYERVVGPIAFHPASVIFETAIHAQLLEKVGVRDLVTGVIDELLALAEAHGCKLPPDFKQKTIDDMTKPTNPESIMWQDYIAKRPMEVETYLGSPIKLAKEARVPVPRIETLYAILHNLNIVNRQRPPKPVDVTMAPPGSPTSQSPLPRISSSNGIRPAMNGNGMPPNRGPRPRNSSNLGPGPGPGMRRPPMNGGPPNGFPRGPPPPGSRAASRRGSLEGNDLEEFSHLMHYDDIPEGGEPGYGHGPEGSDLAVRERELELRQRELAMREREMRMRSRGPPPGPRRGPHPMRNSAQVFDEEDDDDDYFDPQTGPPPPMIDPDNFDMMSVTSRKNRKAAPPPTRAQYHKNEVYDAGGAPPARSSRFRPNFGRNRSSQIASVPGANENILDDPLFSYSSNRYGAVDRSTMQAGSRANSLTASRMDDMQLGGGPMAAGANGAFPRRASQSPGNPYSPSIRGGSGRPSPPNGYHGPPMNGRPSPPDGMRQPVPRYPPGHGNAVAPQQVEQHIGVSGLVPPPKQKNMRSLTGSASASAGSGESQNDTEPSAHSSQSSLGQRPPIGVR, from the exons ATGGCAGACGACAGCGAGCTAATGAAGACGTGTGTAGTGGGAGGAAATCCAGTTTCGGCCTTCCTGTCGTGGAGATTGCAAGCGACGAATGCTTGCGACGTTACACTGGTGTGGAAGTCTGGATTCGATCACGTCGCGCAATATGGAATTTCTTTCAA GTCTCCCGTCTTCGGTAACGAACGGTTCAAGCCGCGACATG TCGTACGCGTTCCCGAAGAAGCAGcacacggcggcggcccctTCGACTACGTGATCCTCTGTATCAAGGCCCTTCCCGACGTCTacgaccttgccgccgtcatcgatgCCGTTGTCACCCCTCAGCATACATGTATCCTCGTGAACACTACCCACACCCTTGGCGTCGAGGCTGCCATCGAGGAGCGATTTCCTACCAACGTTGTCCTATCTCTTGTCTCCAACGCGGAACTCTCTCAGCTTGGTCAGAGCGAATTCGAACACAAGGGTTCGACCGAGATTTGGGTTGGTCCCTCAAGCAAGAATGAAAACATTCCAGGCGCGATCCAGGGggacatggccgaggcgtTGGCCATGACACTCAACACAGCCCAGGTTGATTGCAAAGTATCTCACAACATCCGCCAACAGCAGTACGAGCGGGTTGTTGG GCCCATTGCCTTCCACCCCGCTAGTGTCATATTCGAGACTGCCATCCACGCGCAATTGCTCGAAAAGGTTGGCGTACGAGACTTGGTGACTGGCGTGATTGACGAGCTgctcgccctggccgaggcaCATGGATGCAAGTTGCCTCCCGACTTTAAGCAGAAGACGATCGACGACATGACGAAGCCCACAAACCCCGAGAGCATCATGTGGCAAGACTACATTGCAAAACGTCCGATGGAGGTCGAGACATATTTGGGCTCCCCGATAAAGTTGGCTAAAGAGGCCCGCGTTCCTGTCCCTCGCATCGAAACGCTCTATGCCATTCTGCACAATCTCAATATCGTCAACCGTCAGAGACCGCCCAAACCTGTCGACGTGACAATGGCACCTCCCGGCTCACCAACATCACAATCACCTCTACCGAGGATATCATCGTCAAACGGCATTCGACCCGCCATGAACGGTAACGGTATGCCGCCCAACCGCGGACCGCGCCCGCGAAACTCGTCAAACCTGGGCCCAGGACCCGGGCCTGGCATGCGGAGACCCCCGATGAACGGAGGCCCTCCAAACGGGTTCCCTCGCGGCCCGCCTCCTCCTGGATCTCGGGCGGCTTCGAGACGTGGCTCTTTGGAAGGAAACGACTTGGAGGAATTCTCCCACCTCATGCACTACGACGACATCCCCGAGGGCGGGGAGCCTGGCTATGGCCACGGCCCTGAGGGTTCCGATCTGGCGGTACGCGAGCGTGAGTTGGAGCTGCGTCAGCGGGAGCTAGCGatgagagagcgagagatGCGGATGCGATCGAGAGGCCCGCCTCCGGGGCCCAGGAGAGGCCCGCACCCGATGCGCAACAGTGCCCAAGTAtttgacgaggaggacgacgacgatgattACTTCGACCCGCAAACCGGCCCTCCGCCTCCGATGATCGACCCCGACAACTTCGACATGATGAGTGTCACGTCGAGAAAAAACCGGAAAGCGGCACCTCCGCCGACGCGTGCTCAGTACCACAAGAACGAAGTATACGACGCTGGGGGAGCGCCCCCCGCCAGATCCTCTCGATTCCGGCCCAATTTTGGGCGTAACCGATCAAGCCAGATTGCTAGTGTCCCTGGGGCGAACGAAAACATTCTGGACGATCCTCTCTTCTCATATTCATCGAACCGCTATGGTGCTGTCGACCGCAGCACCATGCAGgcgggctcgagggcgaaCTCACTGACTGCTTCGCGGATGGACGATATGCAGTTGGGCGGTGGCCCCATGGCCGCGGGCGCAAACGGAGCCTTCCCGCGGCGAGCTAGCCAGTCTCCCGGAAACCCGTACAGTCCTTCGATCCGAGGTGGTAGCGGCCGACCTTCGCCCCCCAACGGCTACCATGGCCCTCCGATGAACGGCCGTCCATCGCCTCCTGACGGCATGCGTCAGCCCGTACCCCGATACCCTCCCGGTCATGGTAACGCAGTCGCGCCGCAGCAGGTTGAGCAACACATCGGGGTGAGCGGTCTTGTTCCTCCACCAAAGCAGAAAAACATGAGAAGTCTGACTGGTAGTGCGAGCGCCAGCGCGGGTAGTGGTGAATCACAGAATGACACCGAGCCCTCGGCCCACAGCAGCCAGAGCAGCCTTGGGCAGAGACCGCCCATTGGGGTGCGGTGA
- a CDS encoding Putative DASH complex subunit Hsk3 protein: MATRNVNMTHATRPSMSSSSGNAMKTRQLTHLHSQLAQLSANLADTENLVRMTSVQAESMRGLGAWHGGMFMAASKVLGEEAINRDAAAQARGGQ; this comes from the exons ATGGCGACGCGAAACGTTAACATGACGCacgcgacgaggccgtccatGTCGTCCAGCTCGGGCAACGCGATGAAGACGCGGCAGCTA ACTCACCTCCATTCGCAGCTCGCCCAGCTGTCAGccaacctcgccgacacCGAAAACCTGGTTCGTATGACGAGCGTGCAGGCCGAAAGCATGCGTGGTCTAGGGGCGTGGCACGGCGGCAT GTTCATGGCTGCGAGCAAGGTCCTCGGAGAGGAGGCTATCAATCGCGATGCAGCAGCGCAGGCGAGAGGCGGTCAGTGA
- a CDS encoding Putative amine oxidase, carotenoid/retinoid oxidoreductase, FAD/NAD(P)-binding domain superfamily, with protein MSQLGEKPKTAIVVGAGAGGVALAARLAKAGFSVTVLEKNNFTGGRCSLMYQDGHRFDQGPSLFLLPQLFHETFRDLDTTLADAGVDLLRCETNYNIWFHDGELFKHSSDLAAMKTQIERWEGKDGFERYLKWLREAHTHYEISVKDVLHRNFGKFLDLARPGFVRHVVNLHPLESIWSRASRYFWTERLRRVFTFAVMYMGMSPFDAPATYSLLQYTEFAEGIWYPKGGFHQVVAALVRIGEKMGVKYRLSTPVSRVLTDGRRATGVELESGESLSADVVVVNADLVYAYGNLLPKTPSITDYTKSLRKREASCSSISFYWCMDRKIPELSVHNIFLAEEYRESFDAIFKRHSLPDQPSFYVNVPSRIDPSAAPEGKDTVIVLVPVGHLAESKGESGLTTNPKHWEDIVARARAAVIEIVSARTGCAPLSDFITHETVNTPLTWEDKFNLDKGAILGLTHGIFNVLAFRPRTRAEGLEDAYFVGASTHPGTGVPIVMAGAKITAEQILDDRGLSVPWARGFDGILKPQSQSPGNKKLDEVRYGYHFGSEEVAVLSVGLLLALIYFYMWPSLQPLFC; from the coding sequence ATGTcgcagctcggcgagaaacccaagacggccatcgtcgtcggcgccggcgccggcggcgtggccCTCGCTGCCCGCCTGGCAAAGGCCGGCTtctccgtcaccgtcctcgAGAAGAACAATTTCACGGGCGGTCGCTGCTCCCTCATGTACCAGGATGGCCACCGCTTCGACCAGGGGCCGtcgctcttcctcctgccGCAGCTCTTCCACGAGACCTTCCGCGACCTCGAcaccaccctcgccgacgccggcgtcgatctGCTGCGCTGCGAGACCAACTACAACATCTGGttccacgacggcgagctcttcAAGCACTCgtccgacctcgccgccatgAAGACCCAGATCGAGCGCTGGGAGGGCAAGGACGGCTTCGAGCGCTACCTCAagtggctgagggaggcCCACACCCACTACGAGATCTCCGTCAAGGACGTCCTGCACCGGAACTTTGGCAAGTTCCTCGACCTGGCGCGGCCCGGCTTTGTGAGGCACGTCGTGAACCTGCACCCCTTGGAGAGCATCTGGAGCCGCGCGAGCAGATACTTCTGGACCGAGAGGCTGCGGAGGGTCTTCACCTTCGCCGTCATGTACATGGGCATGTCGCCCTTCGACGCGCCCGCGACGTACTCGCTCCTCCAGTACACCGAGTTCGCCGAGGGCATCTGGTACCCCAAGGGCGGCTTCCACCAGGTCGTTGCGGCCCTGGTGCGCATCGGCGAGAAGATGGGCGTCAAGTATCGCCTGAGCACGCCCGTGTCCCGCGTCCTCACGGACGGCCGCCGCGCGACGGGCGTCGAGCTGGAGTCGGGCGAATCCCTCtcggccgacgtcgtcgtcgtcaacgccgacCTGGTCTACGCCTACGGCAACCTCTTGCCCAAGACGCCCAGCATCACTGACTACACAAAGTCCCTCCGCAAGCGCGAGGCCAGCTGCagctccatctccttctACTGGTGCATGGACCGCAAGATCCCCGAGCTCTCGGTCCACaacatcttcctcgccgaggagtaCCGCGAATCCTTTGACGCCATCTTCAAGCGCCACTCCCTGCCCGACCAGCCCAGCTTCTACGTCAACGTGCCCAGCAGGATCgacccctcggccgcccccGAAGGCAAGgacaccgtcatcgtcctcgtccccgtcggcCACCTCGCCGAGTCCAAGGGCGAGTCCGGCTTGACGACCAACCCGAAGCACTGGGAAGACatcgtcgcccgcgcccgcgccgccgtcatcgagatCGTCAGCGCCCGCACAGGCTGCGCGCCGCTCAGCGACTTCATCACCCACGAGACCGTCAACACGCCCCTGACGTGGGAGGACAAGTTCAACCTCGATAAGGGCGCCATCCTGGGCCTGACGCACGGCATCTTCAACGTCCTCGCCTTCCGCCCGCGGACccgcgccgagggcctcgaggacgcctACTTCGTCGGCGCCAGCACCCACCCGGGCACCGGCGTCCCCATCGTCATGGCCGGCGCCAAGATCACGGCCGAGcagatcctcgacgaccgcgGCTTGAGCGTGCCGTGGGCTAGGGGTTTCGACGGCATCCTCAAGCCGCAGAGCCAGTCGCCAGGCAACAAGAAGCTGGACGAGGTGCGGTACGGGTACCACTTCGGCTCCGAGGAGGTTGCCGTCCTCTCGGTCGGGCTCTTGCTGGCCTTGATTTACTTTTACATGTGGCCCAGTCTGCAGCCGTTGTTTTGCTGA